The window TGGTCCACGGATGAGGTCATGGGATCTCCTACCCACAGCGGCCGGGACCATGCACGGGGTCACCGGACCGGGAGAGAATACCGGTGGCGGTGACGACCCGGACGGCGACGGACGCCTGCGTACGCCCGGTCAGCCGCCCGGCGTACAGTTTCTGATCTTCGGACCTTTTCCTGTCGGGGACGCGGTCCGGGGCCGTCCCGCCGCACGGACCACCCGAGGAGAACGGTGTACCTGACCCACCTGGAGTGCCCGCGCTGCGGCGACACCGCCGAGGCCGACCAGCCACAGAACCTCTGCTCCTGCGGCTCCCCGCTGCTCGCCCGGTACGACCTGGACGCGGTGGCCGCCGCGGTCAAGCCGGCGGAGTTCGCCGGTCGTCCGGCCGACCTGTGGCGCTACCGGGAACTGCTCCCGGTGGCCGACCCGGCGTACGTGACCACGCTCGGCGAGGGCTGGACGCCGATGGTCGCCGCCCCCCGCTACGGCGCCGGGATCGGGCTGCCCGGACTGCTGATCAAGGACGAGGGACTGATCCCCACCGGTTCCTTCAAGGCACGCGGCGCCGCCGTCGGGATCTCCCGCGCCAGGGAGCTCGGGATCCGCCGGGTGGCGATGCCGACCAACGGCAACGCGGGTGCCGCCTGGGCCACGTACGCCGCCCGTGCCGGCATCGGGGCGACCATCGCCATGCCGGTCGCCGCGCCGACCATCACCCGCCGGGAGTGCATCGCCGCCGGTGCGGACCTGCACCTGATCGACGGTTTGATCAACGACGCCGGGCGGTACGTCGCCGGCTTGATCGCCGCGTCGGCGGACTCCCCCGAGGGCCCGATCTTCGACGCGAGCACGCTCAAGGAGCCGTACCGGCTCGAGGGCAAGAAGACCATGGGGTACGAGATCGTCGAGCAGCTCGGGTGGCAGGTCCCCGACGTGATCCTCTACCCGACCGGGGGCGGGGTCGGGCTGATCGGCATCCACAAGGCGCTGCACGAGATGCGGCAGCTCGGCTGGATCGGCGACCGGTTCCCCCGCCTGGTGGCGGTCCAGTCGACCGGCTGCGCCCCGATCGTGCGCGCCTTCGGTTCGGGCGCCCGACGGGCCGAGCCGTGGGTCGACGCCCAGACGGTGGCGTTCGGGATCACCGTGCCGGCGCCGCTCGGCGACGAGCTGATCCTGGACGCGCTGCGGGACACGGCGGGAACCGCGATCGCCGTACGCGACGAGGACATCCTGGCCGACCTGCGTGAGTTCGGTGCCCGGGAGGGTCTGCTGCTCTGCCCCGAGGGCGCGGCGTGCCTGACGGCGGCGAAGCAGCTCCGGGCCGGTGGCTGGATCCGGGCCGACGAGCGGGTGGTGGTGCTCAACACCGGCGCCGGCCTGAAGTACCCGGAGACGATCGACGCCGACAACCTTCCGGTGCTGCCCCGCCCGTGAGCCGGGGCGGTTGCCACGCCGGTAACTCCGCGAAACCGCCCGAGGCGCCTGTGAACGGCGCAGAATTGCGGTAATCACGCAGTCTGTCTCGATACGGGACAGACCGCGCGTACCGTTGCCTCGGGAGGATCCGCGATGACGCCGCGACCGCAGTCCGAACCCACCGCCAAGTCTCGGCAGCTGGCCGCCGCCGAGGTCGATCCGCTGACCGGGTACCTGACCACGGATCAGGGGATCCGGGTATCGGACACGGACAACTCGCTGCGGGCCGGCGCCAGGGGGCCGAGCCTGCTCGAAGACTTCCACCTCCGCGAGAAGATCATGCGGTTCGACCACGAGCGGATCCCGGAGCGGGTGGTCCACGCGCGCGGGTCGGGGGCGCACGGTTACTTCCAGGTGTACGAGTCGCTGGCCGACCGTACCGCCGCCACCTTCCTGCACGACCCGTCGGTCCGTACGCCGGTGTTCGTCCGGTTCTCCACCGTCCAGGGATCCAGGGGCTCGGCGGACACCCCGCGCGACGTACGCGGCTTCGCCACGAAGTTCTACACCGAGCAGGGCAACTTCGACCTGGTCGGCAACAACATGCCGGTCTTCTTCATCCAGGACGGGATCAAGTTCCCGGACCTGGTGCACGCGCTCAAGCCCGAGCCGCAGCACGAGATGCCGCAGGCAGCCTCGGCGCACGACACGTTCTGGGACTTCGTGTCGCTGCAACCGGAGACGATGCACCACGTCATCTGGCTGATGTCCGACCGGGCGATCCCGCGCAGCTTCCGCACCATGCAGGGCTTCGGCGTGCACACGTTCCGGCTGGTCAACGCGAGCGGCCGGTCGACCTTCGTGAAGTTCCACTGGACCCCGGTCCTCGGCACCCACTCGCTGGTCTGGGACGAGGCGCAGAAGATCGCCGGCAAGGACCCGGACTTCAACCGCCGGGACCTGTGGGAGGCGATCGACGCCGGCCACTTCCCGGAGTACGAACTCGGCATGCAGTTCATCCCGGAGGACCAGGAGTACGCCTTCGACGACATCGACCTGCTCGACGCGACGAAGATCATTCCCGAGGAGGTGGTGCCGGTGACCCCGGTCGGGCGAATGGTTCTCGACCGTAACCCGGAGAACTTCTTCGCCGAGACCGAGCAGGTGGCGTTCTGCATCGGCAACGTGGTGCCGGGCATCGACTTCACCAACGACCCGCTGTTGCAGGCCCGGCTCTTCTCCTACCTCGACACCCAGCTCACCCGGCTGGGCGGCCCGAACTTCGCCCAGATCCCGATCAACAAGCCGGTCGCGCCGGTGGCCAACCACCAGCAGGACGGCTTCCACCAGCAGACCATCCGGCGCGGGCCGGCCAACTACCACCCGCACTCGATCGGCGGCGACGGCCCGCTGATCGCCGGGCCGGACCAGCAGCCGTTCGTCACCTACCCGGAGACGGTGGACGGCCCGAAGGAACGTCGTCGCAGCGCCACCTTCGCCGACCACTACAGCCAGGCCACCCTGTTCTGGAACAGCATGTCCGACTGGGAACGGCAGCACATCGTGGCCGCGTACCGGTTCGAGCTGGGCAAGGTCACCCGGCTGCCGATCCGCGCGCTGATGGTGACGCACCTCAACCGGATCGACCACCAGCTCGCCACCGCCGTCGCGGCCGGGATCGGGGTGCCCGTACCGGAACCGGAGGGCGAGAACCACGGCCGCACCTCCCCCGCCCTGAGCCAGGCACTGACCGCCCGGGAGACGGTCCTCGGCCGGAAGATCGCCGTCCTGGTCACCGACGGGGTGGACCGGGAGAGCGTCACCGTCCTGGAGCAGGCCCTGACCGCGCTGGGCGCCACCGTGGAACTGCTCGCGCCGGTCGACGGGAACGTCACCACCGCCGACGGCGTCGACCTGCCGGTCACCCGGGCGATCACCACCGTCGCCTCGGTCCTCTACGACGCCGTGGTGCTGCCGGCCGGTGAGGACGCCGCGCTGGCGCTGACCGCCGACGGGTACGCGGTGCACTTCGTCGCCGAGGCGTACAAGCACGCGAAGCCGATCGGCGTACTCGGCAGCGGGTTGGCGGTGTTCAACCAGGCCGGGCTGACCGCCCCGGTCCCCGACCGCAGCGGCGTGGGCCGGGCAGCCGGCGTGATCGTCCAGTCAACCGCCGGCCCGGCCAGCGACGACTTCGTAGCGGCCTTCGTGGAGGACATAGCCCACCACCGCCACTTCGACCGCCCCCTCGACGTCATCCCCGCCTAACCCGCCGCCCTCCTCTTGAAGATCGCGCTCCCGTTGAAGATCGCGCTCATGTAGAGAAAGAGTGGCTATTCCTCCGGGGGTAGCCACTCTTTCTCTACAAGAGGCGCTACCCCCGGAAGGCGGGGTCGGCCTCGGTGAGTTGCCAGGCGGCGTTGATGAGGCCTACGTGGGAGAGGGCCTGGGGGGTGTTGCCCAGGTGTTGGCCGCTGGCGGGGTCGATCTGCTCGGCGAAGAGTCCCAGGTCGTTGCCCCGGGCCAGGGTACGTTCGAAAAGGGCCTCGGCCCGTTCCCGCTCACCGGCCAGGACCAGGCACTCGACCAGCCAGAACGTGCAGAGGACAAACGCGGCCGGGTCCCCCGACCAGCGCCGGATCAGCCCGTCGGTGCCCAACCGGCTCTCGATCGCCTCGATCGTCGACCGCATCCGTGGATCGGTCGCCGGCAGGAAGTTCGCCAGCGGCATGATCAGTGCGGAGGCGTCCAGTTCGTCGGTGCCGATCACCCCGACGTACGCGCCGAGACGTTCGTTCCAGCCGTCGGCGAGCACCATCTCCCGGATCTCGTCCCGGACCGTGGCCCAGCGGTCGACCCGCGATCGGGCGTCCGTACCGAGCTTGGGTGCGAGTTGCACCGCCCGGTCCAGCGCCACCCAGGCCATCACCTTCGACGACAGGTACTGCCGTTCGGCGCCCCGCTCCTCCCACATGCCGCAGTCCGGTGCCCGCCACGTGCCGACCACCTCCTCGGCGAGGCTGATCAGCATCGCCCGCAGCTCCCCGTCGAACTCGCCGAGCTGGTCACTGAGCCGCTTGGTAGCGGCGAAGATCTCACCCGGTACGTCGAGCTGACGCTGCCCCCAGGCGTCGTTGCCGACCCGGACCGGACGGCTGCTCGCGTACCCGCGCAGGTGGGCCAGGGAGTGTTCGGTCAGGTCCCGCTCGCCCTCCACCCCGTACATGATCTGCACGGGTCCGGGGCCGATCCGGCCGGCGGAACGGGCCGCCCAGGCGAACAGGCGGGACGTCTCGTCCGGGCAGGCGGCGATCCAGAGGGCGTGCATGGTGAACGCGAAGTCGCGCAGCCAGGCGTACCGGTAGTCGTAGTTCCGGCTGCCGCCGGGGTCTTCGGGTAGCGAGGTCGTGGCGGCGGCCACCAGGGTCCCGCTCGGCACGTACGTCAGTCCCTGCAACACCAGTGCGCTGCGCCGGACCTGGTCTGCGTACCGGCCCTCGTAGTGGTGCTCCGCGTCGAGCGAGCGCCACGACCGTGCGGTGTCGGCGACGGTGGCCCGCCGGGCCGGGTCGCCCGGCGGCACCGGGGCGTACGCCTGCGTGTAGGCCAGGTCGAACGGGATCACCTGACCCGCGGCGACCTCGAACTCGGCGGTGGCGTGGCCCCGCTCGCAGCGCACCGGCACCGGGGCGCTCATGGTCAGGGTCGCCGGCCCCGCCGCCGCCACCACCCTGTTCCCCTGGTGGTGCACGTACGGCGCCAGCAGCCCGTACTCGGGTCGGGGTACGAACTCGGTGCGCATCCGTACGCTGCCGGCGAGCCCTTCGACGACCCGGAGCAACACCGCCGGCGAGCGGTGCCCCAGGTCGTGCCCGCGCGCCCCCGGTTCGAGAGCGAGCGCGTCGGTGACCGCCACGCTCCCGCTGTCGGTGTGGTGCACCGTACGCAGGACCAGCGTGCCGGGCAGGTACTCCCGCTCGGTCCGGTATCCGGGCCCGCCCCGGTCGACCGGCGCCAGGAGCCAGTGCCCGGCATCCGGGTCGAGCAGCCGGCCGAAGACGGAGGGGCTGTCGAACCTGGCCGGGCACCACCAGTCGACCGAGCCGCCACGACCGACCAGGGCGGCCGACCGGCAGTCGGAGAGGAAACCGTAGTCGGAGATCGGGGCGTCGGTCTGCGGTGGCTCGGACACCGCCCCCGGATACCCCGATCCCCGCCACTCACCGCGCGACGATCATTGGTTTCAGGAGGTCGGCGGTTCGTCCTTGCCGGCTTCCTCGGCCGCGTCGGCCTCCTCCTTGGTCCGGTGCACCGCCTTGTCGGCGTGCTCCGGCG of the Micromonospora sp. NBC_01796 genome contains:
- a CDS encoding threonine synthase, with amino-acid sequence MYLTHLECPRCGDTAEADQPQNLCSCGSPLLARYDLDAVAAAVKPAEFAGRPADLWRYRELLPVADPAYVTTLGEGWTPMVAAPRYGAGIGLPGLLIKDEGLIPTGSFKARGAAVGISRARELGIRRVAMPTNGNAGAAWATYAARAGIGATIAMPVAAPTITRRECIAAGADLHLIDGLINDAGRYVAGLIAASADSPEGPIFDASTLKEPYRLEGKKTMGYEIVEQLGWQVPDVILYPTGGGVGLIGIHKALHEMRQLGWIGDRFPRLVAVQSTGCAPIVRAFGSGARRAEPWVDAQTVAFGITVPAPLGDELILDALRDTAGTAIAVRDEDILADLREFGAREGLLLCPEGAACLTAAKQLRAGGWIRADERVVVLNTGAGLKYPETIDADNLPVLPRP
- a CDS encoding catalase: MTPRPQSEPTAKSRQLAAAEVDPLTGYLTTDQGIRVSDTDNSLRAGARGPSLLEDFHLREKIMRFDHERIPERVVHARGSGAHGYFQVYESLADRTAATFLHDPSVRTPVFVRFSTVQGSRGSADTPRDVRGFATKFYTEQGNFDLVGNNMPVFFIQDGIKFPDLVHALKPEPQHEMPQAASAHDTFWDFVSLQPETMHHVIWLMSDRAIPRSFRTMQGFGVHTFRLVNASGRSTFVKFHWTPVLGTHSLVWDEAQKIAGKDPDFNRRDLWEAIDAGHFPEYELGMQFIPEDQEYAFDDIDLLDATKIIPEEVVPVTPVGRMVLDRNPENFFAETEQVAFCIGNVVPGIDFTNDPLLQARLFSYLDTQLTRLGGPNFAQIPINKPVAPVANHQQDGFHQQTIRRGPANYHPHSIGGDGPLIAGPDQQPFVTYPETVDGPKERRRSATFADHYSQATLFWNSMSDWERQHIVAAYRFELGKVTRLPIRALMVTHLNRIDHQLATAVAAGIGVPVPEPEGENHGRTSPALSQALTARETVLGRKIAVLVTDGVDRESVTVLEQALTALGATVELLAPVDGNVTTADGVDLPVTRAITTVASVLYDAVVLPAGEDAALALTADGYAVHFVAEAYKHAKPIGVLGSGLAVFNQAGLTAPVPDRSGVGRAAGVIVQSTAGPASDDFVAAFVEDIAHHRHFDRPLDVIPA
- a CDS encoding glycoside hydrolase family 15 protein — protein: MSEPPQTDAPISDYGFLSDCRSAALVGRGGSVDWWCPARFDSPSVFGRLLDPDAGHWLLAPVDRGGPGYRTEREYLPGTLVLRTVHHTDSGSVAVTDALALEPGARGHDLGHRSPAVLLRVVEGLAGSVRMRTEFVPRPEYGLLAPYVHHQGNRVVAAAGPATLTMSAPVPVRCERGHATAEFEVAAGQVIPFDLAYTQAYAPVPPGDPARRATVADTARSWRSLDAEHHYEGRYADQVRRSALVLQGLTYVPSGTLVAAATTSLPEDPGGSRNYDYRYAWLRDFAFTMHALWIAACPDETSRLFAWAARSAGRIGPGPVQIMYGVEGERDLTEHSLAHLRGYASSRPVRVGNDAWGQRQLDVPGEIFAATKRLSDQLGEFDGELRAMLISLAEEVVGTWRAPDCGMWEERGAERQYLSSKVMAWVALDRAVQLAPKLGTDARSRVDRWATVRDEIREMVLADGWNERLGAYVGVIGTDELDASALIMPLANFLPATDPRMRSTIEAIESRLGTDGLIRRWSGDPAAFVLCTFWLVECLVLAGERERAEALFERTLARGNDLGLFAEQIDPASGQHLGNTPQALSHVGLINAAWQLTEADPAFRG